The Anolis carolinensis isolate JA03-04 chromosome 2, rAnoCar3.1.pri, whole genome shotgun sequence genome contains the following window.
AGTGATTCAGTAATTCCAGATTCCCAGAACAATACTTGgtcctcctcctgcttcttctGTGTGTTACATTCCTCCAAGCATCAACCTCCTCCACATTTGAAGTTACCTTCTCTTAGCTATTCTCTGTAGGTTCAGTTGATAAGTGTTGTACGTCTAAGATGGTCTACTGAGATGTTTCCAAGTAAAACTCAAGCTCCTTGTTGTCCTTAAGTGTAGAGATTCGTGCCTCCAGTTGCTGGATCTTCCCAACCAGAAAAGCAACTGGTTTGCATTTGCTGTTGATGTAGTTTGCCAGGTGTTCTTGCAAAACGACAAACATTCCACAGGTCCTGCGGATGATTGCAGCTCCATCTTCCCACTCTATAATTGGGTGATGTAGGTTAAAAGCAGGAACTTTTCTCAGAATTCTTATCCCTCTCTTTAAAACACCGCAGTAATCTCCTATTTTACTTTATTCAGAGCAGAATGCACACAAGCCAACTAAACCAGTCAAAAcgggtccccaaatgtttaggatttttgggagttgaaggccaaaagcatctggggactccaggttgagaaccactgcattgaaCCAATATTagagctttaaaaaaacaccacttTACAAAGAAATACCCAGCCTTTAAACAAGAAACAAACACTCAGATTTCAAGCATACTCCAAAAGTTAAGGTTTTCCCAAGTAACAGTTCACCTCCTGCTCTATTGTATGATTCACGTACAATCCATTTCTTTATACATTCCTACTAGACCATCTAAAAGAGACATATATGACAAGATCTCAcaactgtatttatttaatttgctgAGGAAACGCCAACTCAAACACTATGTACAGAAGGTGAATGTTGTGCTTGGACACTTTGGAGTGGAAGGACCTGCTCCATTTATAGACAACAGATTTTATTTTCAGCAGTAGGGAGCGAACATTGCTTCAGCTTCATGTTGTCACTGGAAAAAAATGAGGGTAAAAGAGTTAACTTACAACTTTGACCAAGCTTATTTTTCCCGTTATGCCCACTTACATTTCAGTATGTacagaaactttttttaaaaggggagaAATACCCTCAAGGATAGCAAatccccttctactctgccagataatccaggctatcaaagcagaaaatccacatgatCTGACTTGAACTGTataatcttaggccccttccacacattatcggctttgaggagccccagtggcgaagtgtgttaaagcactgagctgctgaacttgcagaccaaaaggttgcaggttcaaatcccgggagcggagtgagcgcccactgttagctccagcttctgccaacctagcagttcgaaaacatgccaatatgagtagatcaataggtaacggcactccatgcagtcatgccggccacatgaccttggaggtgtctatggacaatgccgactcttcagcttagaaatggagatgagcaccaacccccagagtcagacatgactgaacttaacgtcaggggaaacctttaccttttcttatctgctttgaactggaatatatgtcagtgtggaatGAGATATCCCAGTACAAaacagatgtgggattttctgccttgatatttttggatataaggctgtgtggaagggccctgagtctacactgccatataatccagttcaaagcaggaaatgtggattttatatgacagtgtagaaggggcctgactttTAACTGGTCTCTGCTTCTGGGTACTTCAAGAAGCCCCACTGACTTTCTCGAGGTTCGAGAAGGGAAGAGCTAAGCTTACATCAATCTTGCTGTCCATCTCTCCCTATTTCCTGCATTACATTTCATTCCTAAAGATGGCATAAACTACCAGGAGACATATAAACATGGTTTGTCATAATGGGTTaactttttttctttgaaaacagTTTGCTTCTTGTCCCACCACTGTTCTTATTAAAGACTGTAAGCAATATGTTAGAAGCAGCAACATATTATTTTCAACTTCTGCTAGAAATGTCTACCTCAGCTTTCTGAGGATTCAATCTTGCACACACCATGCCCTCACCTTAAAAGGTTTCTGGTTATGTATATGTAAAATAAAACATTCAATATAGTATGTGAGCTTATTGAATAGTTTCAGTTATACCCAAAGAGCTTtgaataacatagaacagagatccTCAAACGTTTTAACCACAGAGTCAAACAGTTGGAGggtcagactatagtttgaaaaaaacatgaacacattcttatgcacactgtatATATCTTTtggtagtgcaaaaaagaaagaaagaatacaatatttaaaatgaagaacaattttaaccagcataaacttaccagtctttcaatgggaagtgtgggcctacttttggctgatgagatagtcaagttaattaggattgttgttgtgtgccttcaaggcatttcagatTTAGGGCGACTCTAAGTCTAATGTTTAGACTAGGGGCTgagtcaatggccttggagggttgCATCCAGCCCCTGGTTTGTGAACCCCTTCTATAGAATAATGCACAAGGACCTATTGCTTTCTCTAGGCCCCCAGTTTGTTTCCATGGTCAACCTCTACCAAATGTTGACTACAGAATTGTGCAAGAGGTATAGAGGGTACATTTCTTTAGGCATCACCACGCCCTTCTGCATGATCCTATTGTAGATTTTTGCTGGAGGCCAAGGGCAAAATCCATTTCAGGTAATTAAAATAGAGTTCCACATTACACACAAAAACCAGGCCCTGGAACAGGCTCCTCATTCCAGAGTGAACATGAAACAGGCTTCTCATGCAATATGTGGGTCTATAAGAAAACAAAATCTAAACATTTTGATGATACCAGGAGGCACAAAAAAGCCTAATGCATGTAGCCATCCTGTCTATCTTACCTGCATCAAGCCAAGATCTGTCTTCTTGATATGTTTCAGAATTGACTGAACTGCTTCTGAGGTGGTTCCCTGGCCGCCAATATCTAGGGTATGGGTCTGGGGAGATGAAATAAAAGAATTATGGTACATTCTCTAAACCCCATTCACAGTATTGCAGTGTAGCTAAATCAGAATACAAAATGTACTGTATAGCCTTCCCTGAGATAAAACATTTTCAGAACTTGGAGCCCATTTAGTTCAAATACACAGTTTAGAAGCCAATTCTTGAGTATTTTGCTATATATTTCTACAATCTGAGGGCTGGAGAGTAATCCACTTCAGTAGCTCAGGTCATGCCCCTCTGTAATGGACCCTCGCCTACCAACTGGAGATCAATAATCACATTATTAGTCAAACCTCCAGTAGAACAATGGGGATGTTTCTATACTATGGCACTTCCCCTGTCATACAGAACTGTAGTCTGGGTTCAGTAGGGATTTTACCAAATTAAAAAAGCTAAGGTATGGCTTTCCGCAAGTGAAACGCACTTGGTTGCTAAGTGAGGCCTACACTTCTTGACCTGCAACCCCACAAACACATGACAGTTTTTGTAGCTCAGAACCCTCCAAAGCAACTGCCTGAAATAAAAGGCATTATTGTATGAAACTGTTTCTCTGTAGGTCCTGAGGACAGAATTCTTACATGTGGAGGGAGAAAAAAGTGAAGGAAATAAGCTGCTTTTTCCCATGCTCAGTCAACTCACACCAGCTAACTaggagatagtggtgggatcagggtACCTCTTTTTTGACACTGCATTCAATGGTGCAGAAAGAAATGACACTACCTACAGAACTGGCATTGTTTCCTACCACTACTCTACAGGTGGATTGGGAATGGAGGAATTCTGCATATGCTATTTTTGCACACTTGTTTTAGACGTTTCCACTATTAAAGGAATTCCCATGCCAAAGAAGCACTGACTTCAGATATTTCCACTACTGCAGCTTGTGATCATGCGCTTAAAAAACCTTGCAGATCAGACGGCCCCTTGTCTCAGGATTTCCCTGGCCCATTTGCAGGCTGCTTGTTAACATCAGACAACTTCCCACTCTGCCATCTTTGATTCATCATAATTTCTTTAGTAATTATTCCAACCTGAACATGGACCCATATCTTGGAATGCCAAGGCCTGCTGTGTATTCATTCCAGGATGAACATGAAACCAACTGGAAATATTTAGCACAACTTTAAAAAACCACACATTATGACTCTGACTCAGAGAATCCCTTTTTAGCAGGTTCCCAAATGTCTTGATTCACAATTGGTCCAAGAAGAGAAAAAGGACAACTCACGACTGGATCATCCATAGAGGCCAGGACTGCCTTGCGGATAACAGATGCGTAGTTGTGCAATCTGAAATGGAAAACAGATCAAAAGGATAAATGCCAACCTAAATGCCCCCTCTATCCATCCCATTCCATTTCCACTGATTGGGATATTGATTCAATTCATCTTTATCTCATCCTTCCTGCAAGTAGCTCAAGGCAGCATGTGTTGCACTCTCATGTTATCCTTGAAATGCTATGTTGACCCACTGCTCAGACTACTGACACCTATGTTTTATAGCAAAGCCACTATTAGAAGGCATGCCTCCTTATAGGAAAATCCCTTACCCCTCAATCCCTCTCAATTATGAACTGGAATTAACTAGATCTGAGCAGCAGTGTTACAGCTGCTTCTGGGGATCAGGAGAGGAGGGAAAGGGCCAGAGCACTTACTTGAGATGGTCCAGCATCATGCAGCCAGCTAGCAGTGTAGCAGTAGGGTTGGCAATGTTCTTGCCAGCAATGCTCTTGCCAGTATTGCGTGTGGCCTGGAAAGATAAGGGAGGGGggaaaagcggggggggggggaatcaaaggTGTGACACATAAAAATATCGGAAATTATAACAAATGGATCACTTCTGAGCAACTGCCAGAAACAGGGATCGttatgttgccgaaggctttcatggccgggatcatagggttgttgtatgtctttcgatttgtgtggccatgttccagaagtattctctcctgacatttcgctcacatctatggcaggcatcctcagaggttgtgaggcacaacctctgaggatgcctgccatagatgtgggcgaaacgttaggagagaatacttctggaacatggccacacagcccgaaagacatacaacaaccctagggATCATTATATTTTCACGGTCTAGTAGAGATCCTGGTTCTTCTGGTATCATCTGTTCcagctttttgggtttttttcctcccaaaaagGTATTTGAGCTGAGGCCTAGCTAGAAATTGCATTGGTTACATTGGGCACTCTTCCTCCAGGGGCTGACTGCACACAGAGGGATGAAATAAGGCAGTAGTGGCAGCAAGAACCAATCCCACAGCAGCCAGCCACTACCTGGCTTTCCACTGCCTTTAAGGTAGCAGTTTAATAAGTAATTCTGGACATCTTGGTTTTTACAACACCTCTCTTTATGCCACACAATTCCTCCTGCATTTTTGAAGCTACTGCCTTCCTTTCCTCTATTCCCTCCTCATGCCCAAACCCATACCTTGCAAGTTCCCTAGGGcaggaaatatgttttaaaagaaatcccTTCTGTGAGCAAGGGTTGACAATATGTGGCTCACAACCCCACACCAGACTGTTTTGTGGCCTGCATCTCTATCCCTCCCCGCTTTCTGATGCCTCCTTGCCTTTGCAGGAAATATCCACCCCCTTAATCCCCCAATATTACAGCTGGccatccacatttgcaggtttcacttttgcagatctgATTGTTCACAGATTTCATTGAGCATCTCTAGGTACTCCAGCACAGAGGCTGAcacagaaatttctagagagatctTTCCTCTAGTCATTTGTAGAtactccagcatgattctatggtcatacTTTCAGCAGAAGGTCactatagagttgcactggagggaggatctagagattcctggagagttctctctcaagaggttgctTTCTAAACTTGTTTTCTTTTCACTTCTGCAGGGGTCcttgtgcccctaaccctagTAAATGTGGAGAGATGACTGTACATTTAAGTAAGATGGCCATCCTTCCccctaaataaaatataaaaactgaAAAACCAGTGACTATCTCTGGCCCTGGATTCTACAACTATACCACTACAGGGTTTTCCTACAGGTATAAGATCCCTTCTACCACATCAGTGTTGCAGTGCAGCACCTGGTTTCAAATTTTGGTTAAGTTGAAATTCCCGATGGCCTCAACCATCCCTACTATTGGGATGGGAaaaaatgggaaatgggaaaaaatggtccaaaatgctgTGTCCTGCTCTTAATGACATCAATAAGGATCTCAAACATTTCAGTTTCTATCACTGTAAAAAAATCAGTTGGGAAGTGCTGGAACTCAACCATATCCTGTCCAAGTTTATACTCCTCATCAAGGAGCTAGACAGACAGCTGAGTTAGCTGGCAGGTAGGGAAAGCCTTTCCCCTATTTGCTCTCTTTggccgcttccacacagctgaaaacgatcccacattttctgctttgaactgaaatatatggcagtatgaactcggataacccagctcaaagcagatattgtgagactttctgtcttgatattctgggatatagggctgtatggaagggctctTTGTCTGCCTCTATTTCACTCCTGCTGTTATTTCACTCCTGTTAGAATGATACTTCTCAGGGACAGGCCTCTTTTTAGTCAGTTTCCAGACTGCATGGCAAGCCCCTGAATTCTCTATTTTGTTCTTCCCTCATGAGCATGAAGAAAGAGACAGGATATCTCCAGAGAGATAGGCCCTAATTTTTCTATATAGAAATGTAATTCTTACAAGAAAGTCTTTTGCAACTTTTAAAGCCTGACTCTGTTCCTGTAATTGCTGAAGCTCATTCATTCTACTGCTAGCTCAAGTTGCTTCTAATCTGttaaagctacagtagagtctcacttatccaagcctcgcttatccaagcctctggattatccaagccatttttatagtcaacgttttgaatacatcatgatattttggtgctaaatttgcaaatacagtaattacaacataacattactgtgtattgaactactttttctgtcaaatttgttgtgtaacatgatgctttggtgcttaatttgtaaaatcataacctaatttgatgtttaataggcttttccttaatctctccttattatccaagatattcgcttatccaagcttctgccggcccatttagcttggataagtgagactctactgtactactattgcTATTGCTGctgatttaattttaaaaggctttttccttttttgaaattACCTAACAGGAAGTACATATTGCTATCCACAGCTGCTGTCATATCACTCCCCCGCCCCCAGTTTTACTGAAACTTTGACATTTCAATCTTGTTTTCACTCTCACCGTTTCAAACACCGCATAGTTGCGACCGTAATTAGCCCCTGGCACCAGACCCGGGCCCCCAACCAATCCAGCACAGACATTGTTGACAATGTTGCCGTAGAGGTTTGGCATAACCATGACATCAAATTGCTGTGGACGGGACACCAGCTGTGAATTCAGAGAAAGCAGTGAGTGGGAAAAAGTCAACAGCGATCAACAGTAGTCAGGATGAGTTTGGGAACAAAAACTACTAACAAACCAGTAGTTCTTCAATATCACTACAGAATTTCACATTGTTTTGTGAAGGACAGTTCTCAGTAATAATTTTATCCACAGGAAGGCTATGGGGAGAGAGGCAATAATTTAGAAAGTGGAAGTGTCGCTTTAGGAAAATccaagaaaacatgcaaaagcaACTTAGGAAATGTAAAGAGTATAAAATAAAAGTATATTTTAAATAGTATAAAGCCCTGAGCTTCGCTGCCAAGGGAATGCAGAAAACCAAGGCTTGGATTTTCTTTGCAGACTCAAAAAGTTGTGCATTTGAAAATGCATCCAGACACGAAATCAGAGTGGCATCCGTGTACCTGCATTGTAGTGTTGTCAACAATCATGCTCTCAAAGGTGATGTTTGGGTACCCTGCTGCCACGTCTTTGCAACACTGCAGGAAGAGACCATCACCCAGCTTCCTTtaggagaggagagaaagagcCAAGATCAGCCAAAGTGCATTGACTGTAGCACAGGCAGCAGCATTGAtataaaccataggtaaggaaaatagTCTATGGAGTTGGGCTGGATATCAGGTCATGCTTGCTTCTCCTCACTATACTAAAAGGAAAACTGCTCCAAGGCACAGCAGCCATTCCTGGAGTATATATAACACTGGCATCATTTCCTCCAGGGGAAAACTGTAGTACACTAGGTACTATGAGCCAAAAAACTCTTACCCTAAACTACAACTATCCTGGTTGACCCTCTACACCACACAAACGCCCACCGCACAACTCACATGATGTTGGCTTTGTGGACAGCTGTCACCTTCTTCCGCCCTGCTTCATGtgccaacttgaaggcatattcaGCAATGCGCAGGGACTTGACCCTGGTGATGATCTTCAGGCTTTCCACGACACCAGAAACACTCTGAAGGGAGAaagtgtcagagtatttgcagcgcagcagtagttggatggaatcagtggaacacagaacgaagagacatcagagacgttagtaaaactatatacaaagttttactgacttcagtaataatcaagacaaacggacttgcagacaatagacgaacacaggacttgactctcactctaggcaagttttactgacttcaataataatcaagacaaacggacttgcagacaatagacgaacacaggacttgactctcactctaggcagacagaactcgactcaactcagaactgaacgcaatcagtaatgcacaaaacacttgtgtctggacactccctggttccagccacacgtcaaggtcattacagcttcttagtaattaactctttccagactatagtacactctggatgatgcaatcagtaagcaatacaggaaagacacaaatttcatttaaacaccatctatacacaaatcccacattaacagaaagaATCCCAGGATTGGTTCTACATTGCTAAGGTGGTGCCAAGGAAGAAATGAGGGCTGGGAAGAAAAGGAGACCTATTGTGCAAGGATGCTGCCAACTCTGATTCAGAGGACTGCTAACCCTAGGAAGCCAGTATTTCTCCTCCTGGATCTCCATCTGACATATCTCAGAAACAACTTTTTACAGGAGCTGCATCATTCACTAAACAGCTCCTGAGTTCGCCTGTCTATTTAATTCCATGTTAAAGTAAAAAACCAGCTGCATTTTGTCATATAAACCAGAAACTAGGCTGGTCACTTCCATTTGGCTTTCTTTGATTTAGCGCAGGCTGGGCAGCCAAGAACTAGAGGATGAATAATCTGCAAAGTCATTGGCTATTTGAaccaaggagaagaggaggaaaagaggtTCTCtgttcactgggttgctgtgtgttttttgggctctTAAGTCAGCTATAGAagatcacttgatgaaccaacctgggcacagaatattatttgagaacacagaaatgctggaccactctgacaaccatcatgtcattgaaatccacaagcatgtggacaatttcaacagaaaggaggaaaccatgaaaatgaacaaaatctagttaccagtattaaaaaaacaccagaatcaagacagcaaataaagaacaccactcaaaaaaaggaaaattccagacagctaacaatcaagtgccagttaacacctcccaaacaaagtatcctcccaggcagcaacagccaggctttgaagctgcaaggctatttaatgctaatcaagctggctaattgcaatattcacactgacctcaaacagacaagagttctttctctcaccctggaaattccacagatatataaacaccactgcctcatttccaacagacctcaaaaacctctgaggatgcctgccatagatgcaggcgaaacatcaggaggaaatgctactggaacatggccatacagcccaaaaaactcacagtaacccaatgattcaagtcatgaaagccttcaacgacaCAACTCTCGTTCATATCATGGTTAACTTAGGAGAAAGCACTGGGTGGTATCCTCAATCAGAAAAGAGATCTTTGAGATTATTGGCTATGTTGACAATTCGGTTGAAACCCTGGAATAACAGTTTCAGGTATTACACAGGATCCAGCTCAGACAGTGAACTAAAAAAGACAATTAGTTCACACTCACAAGATACATCTCTAGCCACTACGCACGATAGGTCCCAACATGGCTCTCCTGCTCTAGAGAGCTGACTAGGCCCGTTAAAAGGCAGTTTCATCTTGCCTAACCCTACTGAGGGGGTAGGTGGTCCCCAGGGGGGAAAGATTGAGGtcttgtgggggaggaggagaagcggtcACCaaaatcccagggagaagcgcaatagaacacttgcgaccctggagaaggaaaggCGTGGTAGTCCTCATGACAGTCCCTTCGGGCTTAAAgtcctgctgttgaatgccaggtctgttaATGGTAAGACCTCCGTCATCCAGGATTTACtcctggatgagagggcagacctggcctgcatcaccgagacctggttggatgagctgggtggggttaaCCTCACTCAgttgtgtcctcctggtttcggggtgcatcagcaggccaggctcggggggcggggaggaggggttgcggtggtctttcggcaatccatcgccgtggCCAGGTGCGCTGTTCCGCAAGcctcaggttttgagtgtgtccacctgagggtaggtgtccgggacagtttggggattctgctggtgtaccgtccaccccgcgacacagcagtctccctccctgagcttgcagaagtggtctctggcgtggtgctggcctcccagcgcctggtggtgctgggtgacttcaacattcacgcggAGGCCCCtttaactggtgcagctcaggacttcatggctgccatgacaaccatgggactgtcccaggtcatctctggacccacccatcaggcaggacacacccttGACCTAGTATTTATTGCCGACAGTggattggttggagtggaagagcaaactattcttccattgtcatggtccgaccatcacctggtcactttaagacttaccgtgaccactaacctctgcaggggtggtggacccattaagatggtccgccccaggagactaatggatccagacggcttcttgaggtctcttggggatcttcctgtcattgaggctgacgatcctgttgatgtcttgGTCGATCGCTACAACAGCGAGATGGCCAGGGCGATAGACACGAttgcccctgaacgtcccctctcaacccgccgacgcaccagggctccctggttcacaagggagctggccgtgatgaagcggtcgagaaggggtctagagtgctcctggcggagaactcgtagggtatccgaccgaacacgggctagagccgctattagggcctattctgcggccttgcgggcagccagaaaggctttctcggctgcccgcatagcatctgcaatcaatagaccaacggagttgtttcgggttgttgaggagctcctccatcctccccagggggaggagacccctgacaacccagcaacccagtgcagcgatttcgcgcacttttttgcagataaagtcgctcggatacgctctgagttagacactggggttagtgcaatgccaggtgaggtgcctgaggcatctgtctgtccgatcttgatggattcgtttcggcttgttcgccctgatgacgtggacaagttccttggagctacgagagcgaccacttgttccctagatccttgcccctcctggttaatcaaactgaccaggggagatttgttaatttggcttgagaaaattatcaactcatctctggaacaaggggtttttccatctagcctaaaacaggcagtaattaggccttttctaaaaaaggcatccctggatccgtctactcttaacaactatagaccaatttccaatctccctttcttgggcaaggtactggagagggtggttgcttctcagctccagggattcttagacgacactgattttctggaccattcacagtccggcttcaggcctggtcacagtactgagacggctttggtcgccttggtggatgacctccgcagagagctagacagggggagtgtgtcccttctggttctcctggacatctcagcggctttcgataccatcgaccatggtatccttctgggacggctcgctgggatgggccttgggggtactgcgctccagtggctccagtccttcctggagggccgttcccagttggtgaagctgggtgatacctgctcggacccctggcctttgacctgtggggtcccgcaaggttccattttatcccccatgctcttt
Protein-coding sequences here:
- the idh3g gene encoding isocitrate dehydrogenase [NAD] subunit gamma, mitochondrial, which encodes MAVSVALGTARHLWRPALLAPRSVQALKDSNRRNVASQQTIPPPAKYGGRHTVTMIPGDGIGPELMLHVKEVFRHACVPVDFEEVLVSSAASEEDMKNALMAIRRNRVALKGNIETNHNLPPSHKSRNNILRTNLDLFANVIHCKSLPGVATRHQDIDILIIRENTEGEYSNLEHESVSGVVESLKIITRVKSLRIAEYAFKLAHEAGRKKVTAVHKANIMKLGDGLFLQCCKDVAAGYPNITFESMIVDNTTMQLVSRPQQFDVMVMPNLYGNIVNNVCAGLVGGPGLVPGANYGRNYAVFETATRNTGKSIAGKNIANPTATLLAGCMMLDHLKLHNYASVIRKAVLASMDDPVTHTLDIGGQGTTSEAVQSILKHIKKTDLGLMQ